In Palaemon carinicauda isolate YSFRI2023 chromosome 18, ASM3689809v2, whole genome shotgun sequence, a genomic segment contains:
- the LOC137657253 gene encoding neurofilament heavy polypeptide-like, with translation MRLFGSSPSPSPAEDPPRRELTVAAASLDLSADRSRSPTPARPAYLPLPVLAADAQWAPTHPVIQRAPVPSGQKGLSHNVSKSLKCQVSPVRPRSQRAPVPAVAESHPVPETTRQRSPMAESTCQHSPPRHRSPARQRSPARQRSPVRQRSPPRQRSSPRQRTSARLDPDTRHARTRSTARPRSTARPRSPARQRTSPARHCSHARPRSPDLGVGKKSHPSPSRQRSSARPRKLPSRQPSPARHRAHRFQLLLCALPEVDGTLRAHAPTSSLLHALLRLLVLHPICLLQIAHLRARALHRLHAITLQHAHEPARRRSSARPAHHRSPAGPVVFTPKDRLIPFPPAGVSDTASLSKQPWFGSLIRAVVQAIKPAFVDLGLKPTAAPTPLKRKRGVEIVVTSPRVKLAPKKSVRKAPSPPQKFFPSPVDEAFPSSGESTEVRPSPTSPMGETPPRVGESSRVGA, from the exons atgCGCCTCTTTGGCTCTTCGCCCTcaccgtcccccgcagaggatcctcctcgacgtgagttgaccgttgcagccgcatcactggacctctctgcagatcgttcacgatctcctacgcctgccaggcCTGCTTATCTTCCTTTACCggtcctggcagctgatgcgcagtgggcgcccacacaccccgttatccaacgggcaccggtcccttcggggcaaaagggcttgtctcacaatgtgagcaagtcccttaagtgccaggtttcacctgtgcgcccacgatctcagCGCGctcctgttcctgctgttgctgagagtcatcctgtgccggaaacaacgcgccagcgatctcctatggcagagtcGACATGTCAGCACTCTCCtcctcgccatcgatctcctgctcgccagcgctcacctgcgcgtcagcgatctcctgtacgccagcgatctcctcctcgccagcgatcttctcctcgccagcgcacatctgcgcgccttGATCCTGATACGCGCCACGCGCGCACACGATctactgcgcgcccacgatctactgcgcgcccacgatctccagctcgccagcgaacttcccctgcgcgccattgctcgcatgcgcgcccacgatctccggatctgggcgtagGAAAGAAGTCTCATCCgtcgccttctcgccagcgatcATCTGCGCGCCCTCGGAAGTTGCCCTCTCGTcaaccctcgcctgcgcgccatcgcgcgcacagGTTTCAGCTCCTACTgtgcgcacttccagaggtggacgggacactacgcgcccacgcgcccacgagcagtctccttcacgCGCTTCTACGCCTGCTGGTTCTGCACCCCATAtgtcttctccagatcgcgcacctgcgcgcccgcgccctcCATCGCCTGCACGCCATCACTCTCCAGCACGCCCATGAGCCTGCTCGCCGAAGATCATCTGCTCGCCCTGCGCaccatcgctctcct gcaggccctgtggtattTACCCCGaaggatcgcctgatccccttccctccagcgggagtctctgacactgcgtctctcagtaagcagccatggtttgggtcccttatcagagctgtcgtccaggctatTAAGCCTGCCTTCgttgatttgggtctcaaaccaacggcagctccgaccccactgaagaggaagagaggagtagagatcgtggtgacttctcccagggtcaaactggcccctaagaagtccgtaaggaaggctccttcccccccacaGAAGTTctttccttctcctgtggacgaagcttttccgtcctcaggggaatctaccgaggtgagaccttctcccacctcaccaatgggagaaaccccaccgcgagtaggagaatcgtcccgtgttggggcgtaG
- the LOC137657254 gene encoding uncharacterized protein yields the protein MVDTGCMQSTFPPSQADLNRAPSSDAPSLIAANGSPIRCYGTRVLKISIMGRFYSQPFAIANVRHPLLGADFLANYGLLINVAGKRLIDTGTCRTRPLQAGPGITPISAVVAQPYDALLQKFPDVFKPELRQSPGSPSKHGVYHHINITGPPTPAKFSRLLPQKLRDAKRAFEDMEWMGICKKASRE from the coding sequence atggttgaCACTGGCTGTATGCAGTCAACATTCCCTCCCTCACAGGCCGACCTAAACCGGGCGCCTAGTAGTGATGCCCCctcgctcatcgccgccaacggatctcccatacggtgttacgggactagggtgcttaaaatctcaatcatgggccgatTTTACTCCCAGCCCTTTGCCATCGCCAACGTCAGACACCCCCTCCTCGGCGCTGACTTCCTGGCTAACTATGGCCTACTCATCAACGTCGCCGGGAAACGCCTCATTGACACCGGGACATGCCGAACCCGCCCACTACAAGCTGGTCCGGGTATCACACCCATCTCCGCCGTCGTAGCACAGCCCTACGATGCCCTTCTTCAAAAGTTCCCCGACGTTTTCAAGCCGGAACTTcgacaatcgccgggatccccctccaagcacggggtcTACCACCACATAAACATAACGGGACCTCCCACGCCCGCCAAGTTCTCCCGCCTCCTGccgcagaagctgagagatgctaaacgtgccttcgaagacatggaatggatgggcatatgcaagaaAGCGTccagggaatag
- the LOC137657769 gene encoding nicolin-1-like, whose translation MSRETVAFTQSGPTPVYVDEAALSPRTGCYVITLTFPQPTQIGEITFRNYYTWAVGIHVLRCAAASTLPLGGVVGAGLLGGDAGGEAAWAWKDPSSWHVGVRNKVLMPHPHTETASHDFVSITCLESRVDWQDVIGVRLILRQPSPVWRTFFIEEITAYRELPRLPPFSVPIITQDGQGDKSQQTPLERLIQQTRKAMRVPDEDSLEGGLAGGGYDLVALQYT comes from the exons ATGTCTCGCGAAACTGTGGCCTTTACGCAGTCTGGGCCGACTCCTGTGTACGTGGATGAGGCCGCTCTCTCTCCCCGCACAGGATGCTACGTCATAACCCTGACGTTTCCTCAACCAACACAG ATCGGCGAAATAACCTTCCGAAATTACTACACCTGGGCCGTGGGCATTCACGTTCTGCGATGCGCGGCAGCATCGACGCTCCCCTTGGGCGGCGTCGTCGGTGCCGGCCTACTCGGAGGGGATGCTGGAGGAGAAGCGGCATGGGCTTGGAAGGACCCTTCTTCATGGCATGTGGGCGTGAGAAATAAGGTGCTAATGCCCCACCCACACACGGAGACGGCAAGTCACGACTTCGTCTCGATTACGTGTCTCGAG AGCAGAGTTGACTGGCAGGATGTCATAGGGGTTCGACTGATCCTCCGTCAGCCCTCCCCGGTTTGGAGGACTTTCTTTATCGAGGAGATCACGGCCTATAGGGAGCTGCCCCGTTTACCCCCCTTCAGTGTACCTATCATAACTCAGGATGGACAA GGTGACAAAAGCCAGCAGACACCTCTGGAACGCCTCATCCAGCAGACCAGGAAGGCCATGCGAGTTCCAGACGAGGATTCTTTGGAG GGAGGACTAGCAGGCGGCGGATATGACCTTGTTGCTCTGCAATACACTTGA
- the LOC137657770 gene encoding uncharacterized protein isoform X2, producing the protein MAPSKLRPSNDELLALRNEEEAVKKMLKIEELELRSKIEQLPRKSKTKPQEDGRNDEFCATLQDTQNLKEEEEEEERDEVSIESSPNVSATYYSFFDNLVFKPGCTSQNQELYPEVLGNIEPLIPGEPFTLEELQINNTALDLEPRDFGQQGSGDCSQDEEDSEESVESAES; encoded by the exons ATGGCGCCCAGTAAACTTCGGCCGAGTAACGATGAGCTGCTGGCGCTCAGGAATGAAGAAGAGGCAGTAAAGAAAATGCTGAAG ATAGAAGAATTGGAACTACGAAGCAAGATCGAACAATTACCTCGCAAAAGTAAAACAAAGCCTCAAGAAGATGGAAGGAACGATGAGTTTTGTGCCACTTTGCAGGACACACAAAacctaaaagaagaagaagaagaagaagaacgagacGAGGTCTCCATAGAGTCGTCGCCAAATGTCTCTGCTACCTATTACTCTTTCTTCGACAATTTAGTGTTTAAACCAGGGTGCACTTCACAAAATCAGGAGCTCTATCCG GAAGTGTTGGGAAACATTGAACCCTTGATCCCAGGAGAGCCTTTTACCTTAGAGGAGCTACAGATTAACAACACTGCCTTAGACTTGGAACCTAGGGACTTCGGGCAAC AGGGATCAGGAGATTGTTCTCAGGATGAGGAGGATAGCGAGGAATCAGTCGAATCAGCTGAATCTTAA
- the LOC137657770 gene encoding uncharacterized protein isoform X1 — translation MAPSKLRPSNDELLALRNEEEAVKKMLKVYNRALISLKIEELELRSKIEQLPRKSKTKPQEDGRNDEFCATLQDTQNLKEEEEEEERDEVSIESSPNVSATYYSFFDNLVFKPGCTSQNQELYPEVLGNIEPLIPGEPFTLEELQINNTALDLEPRDFGQQGSGDCSQDEEDSEESVESAES, via the exons ATGGCGCCCAGTAAACTTCGGCCGAGTAACGATGAGCTGCTGGCGCTCAGGAATGAAGAAGAGGCAGTAAAGAAAATGCTGAAGGTGTACAATAGGGCTTTGATTTCACTTAAG ATAGAAGAATTGGAACTACGAAGCAAGATCGAACAATTACCTCGCAAAAGTAAAACAAAGCCTCAAGAAGATGGAAGGAACGATGAGTTTTGTGCCACTTTGCAGGACACACAAAacctaaaagaagaagaagaagaagaagaacgagacGAGGTCTCCATAGAGTCGTCGCCAAATGTCTCTGCTACCTATTACTCTTTCTTCGACAATTTAGTGTTTAAACCAGGGTGCACTTCACAAAATCAGGAGCTCTATCCG GAAGTGTTGGGAAACATTGAACCCTTGATCCCAGGAGAGCCTTTTACCTTAGAGGAGCTACAGATTAACAACACTGCCTTAGACTTGGAACCTAGGGACTTCGGGCAAC AGGGATCAGGAGATTGTTCTCAGGATGAGGAGGATAGCGAGGAATCAGTCGAATCAGCTGAATCTTAA